A stretch of the Acanthochromis polyacanthus isolate Apoly-LR-REF ecotype Palm Island chromosome 22, KAUST_Apoly_ChrSc, whole genome shotgun sequence genome encodes the following:
- the LOC110958396 gene encoding E3 ubiquitin/ISG15 ligase TRIM25-like — translation MAQKGVELDSEKLSCSICLDLLKDPVTIPCGHSYCMECIKDHWDVEDWRGICSCPQCRKTFKTRPNLDKNVLLAEFMEDLKKTGLQAAAGPEDVSCDVCMKRKMKAVKSCFVCLASYCEKHLQPHYESPPFKKHKLARPSRNLHENICSRHHKLMEIFCRTDQLLLCSLCCVEEHKGHDVVSAAAERTERQKQLEASRQNVQQRIRGRENDVVLLQQEVEDINDSADKAMEENAKMFCKLNCLIQKRSAEVKQQITSRQEAEVSRVSKLQEKLKQEISALKKKDTEMKQLLDTDDHTQFLHDYLPVSTVGESTPVSIPPRIRFQKVTAAVSDVSAKVRDILKNMWTHSPPRAVKAEVLPPQPEPEPKTRAGFLEYSRDITLDPNTAHKLLVLSEEDRKATVVKQQQPYCDHPDRFTEQQQVLSREGLTGRCYWEVDVRGLGVVVAASYRKISRASDSEFGRCKNSWALFCFRDSCVFLHDSTKILISRSDSTRVGVFLDHRAGLLSFYRVSESMTLLHRVQTSFTKPLHAGVRLFCGSSAEFVKLR, via the coding sequence ATGGCACAGAAAGGAGTTGAGCTGGATTCAGAGAAGCTATCTTGTTCGATCTGTCTGGATCTGCTGAAGGATCCGGTGACTATTCCCTGCGGACACAGCTACTGCATGGAGTGTATTAAGGACCACTGGGATGTAGAGGACTGGAGGGGAATCTGCAGCTGCCCTCAGTGCAGGAAGACGTTTAAAACGAGGCCTAACCTGGACAAAAACGTCCTGTTGGCAGAGTTCATGGAGGACCTGAAGAAGACCGgactccaagctgctgctggacctgAAGATGTGTCCTGTGACGTCTGCatgaagaggaagatgaaggcTGTCAAGTCCTGCTTCGTCTGTCTGGCCTCTTACTGTGAGAAACACCTCCAGCCTCACTATGAGTCTCCACCTTTTAAGAAGCACAAGCTGGCAAGGCCCTCCAGGAACCTCCATGAGAACATCTGCTCCCGCCATCACAAGCTGATGGAGATTTTCTGTCGCACCGATCAGCTGTTGCTCTGTtctctctgctgtgtggaggagCATAAAGGCCACGACGTCGTCTCAGCTGCAGCGGAGAGGACCGAGAGGCAGAAACAGCTGGAGGCGAGTCGACAAAACGTCCAGCAGAGGATCCGGGGCAGAGAGAACGACGTGGTGCTGCTCCAGCAGGAGGTGGAGGACATCAACGACTCTGCTGACAAAGCAATGGAGGAGAATGCCAAGATGTTCTGCAAGCTGAACTGTCTCATCCAGAAAAGGAGCGCTGAGGTGAAGCAGCAGATCACGTCCCGGCAGGAGGCTGAAGTGAGTCGAGTCAGTAAGCTTCAGGAGAAGCTGAAGCAGGAGATCAGCGCTctaaagaagaaagacactGAGATGAAGCAGCTCCTGGACACAGACGATCACACCCAGTTTCTTCACGACTACCTCCCAGTGTCGACCGTCGGCGAGTCCACACCCGTCAGCATCCCTCCTCGGATTCGCTTCCAGAAGGTGACAGCAGCGGTGTCAGACGTCAGCGCTAAAGTCCGGGACATTCTGAAGAACATGTGGACACACAGTCCACCGAGAGCCGTCAAAGCAGAAGTTCTACCACCAcagccagaaccagaaccaaaaacCAGAGCTGGATTCTTGGAATATTCACGCGACATCactctggatccaaacacagcacacaaacTGCTGGTGTTGTCCGAGGAAGACAGGAAAGCAACCgtggtgaagcagcagcagccttatTGTGACCATCCAGACAGATtcactgagcagcagcaggtcctgagCAGAGAGGGTCTGACCGGACGCTGCTACTGGGAGGTGGACGTCAGAGGGTTGGGCGTCGTCGTAGCGGCTTCGTACAGGAAAATCAGCCGAGCGTCTGACAGTGAATTTGGACGTTGTAAAAATTCTTGGGCTTTGTTTTGCTTCAGAgacagttgtgtgtttttgcacgACAGCACTAAAATTCTCATCTCGCGTTCCGACTCCACCAGAGTCGGAGTGTTCCTGGACCACAGAGCAGgtcttctgtccttctacagagtctctgAAAGCATGactctcctccacagagtccagacctcgtTCACCAAGCCGCTACACGCCGGAGTTCGACTTTTCTGTGGATCCAGTGCTGAGTTCGTTAAGCTCAGATAG